A stretch of the Streptomyces sp. NBC_00078 genome encodes the following:
- a CDS encoding DUF397 domain-containing protein, with amino-acid sequence MSAGLNWFKSSYSDGEGECVEVALSWTKSSYSSGQGGECLEMAPTPTTIHIRDSKTPATQALHLTPATWSAFLKSL; translated from the coding sequence ATGAGCGCTGGCCTCAACTGGTTCAAGAGCAGCTACAGCGACGGCGAGGGCGAATGCGTCGAGGTCGCTCTGAGCTGGACCAAGTCGAGCTACAGCAGCGGCCAGGGCGGCGAGTGCCTGGAAATGGCCCCCACCCCCACCACCATCCACATCCGCGACTCAAAGACCCCCGCAACCCAAGCCCTCCACCTGACCCCCGCCACCTGGTCGGCGTTCCTGAAGTCGCTCTAG
- a CDS encoding nuclear transport factor 2 family protein, which yields MPPTTSARRTLVACAVSAVLLGAAAVPAVASAPVAGSGTHAGFGAHAGSGYDASARLDYQKAVAADVLVDQLLVKKDPSALDRYWGSEYHQHNPNIADGVEGARSGLGAYFKQFPQLTVTPKRVIAEGDLVAVHSHYLNAPGERGQAVVDLFRVRGGKIVEHWNVLQDVPESSANGNGMF from the coding sequence ATGCCCCCCACCACGTCTGCCCGCAGGACCCTTGTCGCCTGTGCCGTCTCAGCCGTGCTGCTGGGCGCCGCCGCCGTGCCTGCCGTGGCGTCCGCGCCGGTCGCCGGTTCCGGTACGCACGCCGGTTTCGGTGCACATGCGGGTTCCGGCTACGACGCCTCCGCCCGCCTCGATTACCAGAAGGCGGTCGCCGCCGACGTCCTTGTCGATCAACTGCTGGTGAAGAAGGATCCGTCGGCGCTCGACCGGTACTGGGGGTCCGAGTACCACCAGCACAACCCGAACATCGCGGACGGTGTGGAGGGCGCGAGGTCAGGGCTCGGCGCGTACTTCAAGCAGTTCCCGCAGCTGACGGTCACGCCGAAGCGGGTCATCGCCGAAGGCGATCTGGTGGCGGTGCACAGTCACTACCTGAACGCGCCGGGGGAGCGGGGTCAGGCCGTGGTCGATCTGTTCAGGGTGCGGGGCGGGAAGATCGTGGAGCACTGGAATGTGCTGCAGGACGTACCGGAGAGCTCCGCGAACGGCAACGGGATGTTCTAG
- a CDS encoding aldo/keto reductase: MEYTQLGRTGLKVSRLVLGTMNFGPQTNEADSHAIMDAALDAGINYFDTANVYGWGENKGRTEEIVGTWFAKSAAHRDKVVLATKVYGNMAADGDAWPNHDKLSALNIRRAVDASLKRLQTDYIDVYQFHHIDRSTPFEEIWQAIDVLVQQGKILYAGSSNFPGYKIAQANEIAARRNGTIGLVSEQCLYNLAERRAEMEVIPAAQEYGLGVIPWSPLHGGLLGGVIKKEVEGGRRASGRAADTLADPAERARIQAYEDLLEKHGVEPGEAALAWLLTRPGVTGPIVGPRTAEQLASALRAVALELSEELLSGLDEIFPGPGPSPEAFAW, encoded by the coding sequence ATGGAGTACACGCAGCTCGGACGCACGGGACTCAAGGTCAGCCGGCTGGTCCTCGGCACCATGAACTTCGGACCGCAGACGAACGAGGCGGACAGCCACGCGATCATGGACGCGGCGCTGGACGCGGGCATTAACTACTTCGACACGGCCAACGTGTACGGCTGGGGCGAGAACAAGGGCCGTACCGAGGAAATCGTCGGCACCTGGTTCGCCAAGAGCGCGGCTCACCGCGACAAGGTCGTCCTCGCCACCAAGGTCTACGGCAACATGGCCGCCGACGGCGACGCCTGGCCCAACCACGACAAGCTTTCCGCGCTGAACATCCGGCGCGCGGTAGACGCCAGCCTCAAGCGGCTGCAGACCGACTACATCGACGTCTACCAGTTCCACCACATCGACCGCTCGACTCCCTTCGAGGAGATCTGGCAGGCGATCGACGTGCTGGTCCAGCAGGGCAAGATCCTCTACGCCGGGTCCTCCAACTTCCCCGGCTACAAGATCGCCCAGGCCAACGAGATCGCAGCGAGGCGCAACGGCACCATCGGGCTCGTCAGCGAGCAGTGCCTCTACAACCTCGCCGAGCGCCGCGCCGAGATGGAGGTCATTCCGGCCGCGCAGGAGTACGGGCTCGGGGTCATCCCCTGGTCGCCGCTGCACGGCGGGCTGCTGGGCGGCGTCATCAAGAAGGAGGTCGAGGGCGGGCGCAGGGCGAGCGGCCGGGCCGCCGACACCCTCGCCGACCCTGCCGAGCGCGCGCGTATCCAGGCCTACGAGGACCTGCTGGAGAAGCACGGCGTGGAGCCCGGCGAGGCCGCCCTGGCCTGGCTGCTCACGCGGCCCGGCGTGACCGGCCCGATCGTCGGCCCGCGCACCGCCGAGCAGCTGGCTTCGGCGCTGCGCGCGGTGGCGCTGGAGCTCAGCGAGGAACTGCTGTCCGGCCTCGACGAGATCTTCCCGGGCCCGGGCCCCTCTCCGGAGGCCTTCGCCTGGTAG
- the thpR gene encoding RNA 2',3'-cyclic phosphodiesterase, with protein MRLFAAVLPPDDVAAELAAKVAELRKLPGAETLRWTGRPGWHFTLAFYGEVDDDVVPDLSARLERAARRTDPFALAVRGGGQFGHGRALWAGAEGEVRTLRLLADRAEAAARKAGVPMAEHRRYKPHLTVARSRDAVEVRPYLEVLDGFTSRTWTVSELALVRSDLPRSSVPGEQPRYEAVARWALGGAG; from the coding sequence ATGAGACTCTTCGCCGCCGTGCTTCCCCCGGACGACGTCGCCGCCGAACTCGCCGCGAAGGTGGCCGAGTTGAGGAAGCTGCCCGGCGCGGAGACGCTGCGCTGGACCGGGCGGCCGGGATGGCACTTCACGCTCGCGTTCTACGGAGAGGTCGACGACGACGTCGTACCGGACCTGTCGGCCCGGCTGGAGAGGGCGGCCCGGCGTACCGATCCCTTCGCGCTGGCGGTGCGGGGCGGCGGACAGTTCGGGCACGGGCGGGCGCTGTGGGCCGGCGCCGAGGGCGAGGTGCGGACACTGCGGCTGCTCGCCGACCGGGCGGAGGCGGCGGCCCGGAAGGCGGGCGTGCCGATGGCGGAGCACCGGCGGTACAAGCCCCATCTGACGGTGGCCCGCAGCAGGGACGCGGTGGAGGTACGGCCGTACCTGGAGGTCCTGGACGGGTTCACGAGCCGTACCTGGACGGTGAGCGAGCTGGCACTGGTTCGCAGCGATCTGCCAAGGTCCTCAGTGCCCGGGGAACAGCCCCGCTATGAGGCGGTCGCCCGGTGGGCGCTCGGCGGGGCCGGTTAG
- a CDS encoding GNAT family N-acetyltransferase yields MEISIREGGPDDVPAILGMLDSCVEWLMAEGRTGQWGTEPLSEHRKTVDSVVGYMEEGTTYIAEADGVPAATLTVTGAPGAYLSHLPPPGEPERYIHWLASDRRFKGHGVGSALLAHAAEETRRAGLLLLRVDCYAGDDGRLVRYYEDNGFLRTETYTASNEWPGQVLARRL; encoded by the coding sequence ATGGAGATCAGCATCAGAGAAGGCGGACCCGACGACGTCCCGGCGATACTCGGCATGCTCGACAGCTGTGTGGAGTGGCTGATGGCCGAGGGCCGCACCGGCCAGTGGGGGACCGAGCCCCTGTCCGAGCACCGGAAGACGGTGGACTCGGTCGTGGGGTACATGGAGGAGGGCACGACCTACATCGCCGAGGCGGACGGCGTGCCGGCGGCCACCCTCACCGTGACCGGCGCACCCGGCGCCTACCTGTCCCACCTGCCGCCGCCCGGTGAACCCGAGCGCTACATCCACTGGCTGGCCTCCGACCGCCGGTTCAAGGGCCACGGCGTGGGCAGCGCCCTGCTGGCGCACGCCGCCGAGGAGACCAGGCGTGCCGGCCTCCTCCTGCTGCGGGTCGACTGCTACGCCGGCGACGACGGCAGGCTCGTCCGCTACTACGAGGACAACGGGTTCCTGCGCACCGAGACCTACACCGCCTCGAACGAGTGGCCGGGACAGGTGCTGGCCCGGAGGCTGTAG
- a CDS encoding MFS transporter gives MFSSLGVRNYRLFFAGQVVSNIGTWMQRIAQDWLVLSLTGSATAVGVTTALQFLPMLLFGLYGGVLVDRLPKRRTLLFTQSAMGVAGIALAVLTLSGHVQVWHVYLAAFAVGLATVVDNPARQSFVSEMVGPGQLQNAVSLNSANFQSARLIGPAVAGLMITGVGTGYAFLFNGLSFVAPMVGLLLMRARELHVVERAPRGKGQLREGLQYVAGRPELIWTIALVGFIGTFGFNFPVYLSAFADDVFHAGAGSYSLFNTLMAVGSLAGALLAARRGTARMRVMIAAAVAFGALELVAAAAPSLWLFSLLMVPIGMFGMTVNVTANTSVQMATDPAMRGRVLALYMMVFMGGTPIGAPIAGWITDAYGVRAGMAVGGAIAAGAAIVIGLVLARVGGLRLSVGWNRGHPHLRFVSRERQEELAAAA, from the coding sequence ATGTTCAGCTCCCTGGGCGTCAGGAACTACCGGCTGTTCTTCGCCGGCCAGGTCGTCTCCAACATCGGCACCTGGATGCAGCGCATCGCCCAGGACTGGCTTGTCCTCAGCCTCACCGGCTCCGCGACCGCCGTCGGTGTCACGACGGCACTGCAGTTCCTGCCGATGCTGCTCTTCGGCCTCTACGGCGGTGTCCTCGTCGACCGCCTGCCCAAGCGCCGCACGCTGCTGTTCACGCAGTCCGCGATGGGCGTCGCCGGCATCGCGCTCGCCGTCCTCACACTCTCCGGCCACGTCCAGGTCTGGCACGTCTACCTCGCCGCCTTCGCCGTCGGCCTCGCCACGGTCGTGGACAACCCGGCCCGGCAGTCCTTCGTCAGCGAGATGGTCGGCCCCGGGCAACTGCAGAACGCGGTCAGCCTGAACTCGGCGAACTTCCAGTCCGCCCGCCTGATCGGCCCGGCGGTCGCCGGCCTCATGATCACCGGCGTCGGTACCGGCTACGCCTTCCTCTTCAACGGCCTGTCCTTCGTCGCCCCCATGGTGGGCCTGCTGCTGATGCGTGCGCGTGAGCTGCACGTCGTCGAGCGGGCGCCGCGCGGAAAGGGCCAGCTGAGGGAGGGGCTCCAGTACGTCGCCGGGCGTCCCGAGCTGATCTGGACCATCGCCCTGGTCGGGTTCATCGGCACCTTCGGCTTCAACTTCCCGGTCTACCTGTCCGCCTTCGCCGACGACGTCTTCCATGCCGGAGCCGGCTCCTACAGCCTCTTCAACACGCTGATGGCCGTCGGCTCGCTGGCCGGCGCACTGCTCGCGGCCCGCCGTGGCACGGCCAGGATGCGGGTGATGATCGCGGCGGCCGTGGCCTTCGGCGCCCTGGAGCTGGTGGCCGCGGCTGCCCCCTCCCTGTGGCTGTTCAGCCTGCTGATGGTCCCGATCGGCATGTTCGGCATGACGGTCAACGTCACCGCCAACACCAGCGTCCAGATGGCCACCGACCCGGCCATGCGCGGCCGTGTACTGGCCCTGTACATGATGGTGTTCATGGGCGGCACACCGATCGGCGCGCCCATCGCCGGATGGATCACGGACGCGTACGGCGTCCGGGCGGGCATGGCCGTCGGCGGTGCGATCGCAGCGGGAGCGGCGATCGTCATCGGCCTCGTCCTGGCCCGCGTCGGCGGCCTGCGTCTGTCGGTCGGCTGGAACCGCGGCCACCCGCACCTCCGCTTCGTGTCGCGGGAGCGGCAGGAGGAGCTGGCCGCGGCGGCGTGA
- a CDS encoding MarR family winged helix-turn-helix transcriptional regulator encodes MSDLTHGDDAAAVNSLRSAVMRLSRRLKHQRVDESLSPTEMSVLGTLSNCGSATPGELARKEHVQPPSMTRIVALLEAKGLVRMEPHPEDRRQKVVTKTEQAEAMLKESRAKRNAFLADLVEGLDEDEWAKLRAAAPVLEKLAHL; translated from the coding sequence ATGTCGGACCTCACCCATGGCGACGATGCTGCCGCCGTGAACTCCCTTCGATCAGCTGTCATGCGGCTGTCGCGTCGGCTCAAGCACCAGCGGGTCGACGAGTCGCTCAGCCCCACCGAGATGTCGGTGCTGGGCACCCTGTCCAACTGCGGCAGTGCCACGCCGGGCGAACTCGCCCGCAAGGAGCACGTGCAGCCGCCGTCGATGACCCGCATCGTCGCGCTGCTGGAGGCCAAGGGCTTGGTCCGGATGGAGCCGCACCCCGAGGACCGGCGCCAGAAGGTCGTCACCAAGACCGAGCAGGCCGAGGCGATGCTCAAGGAGAGCCGCGCCAAGCGCAACGCGTTCCTGGCCGATCTGGTGGAGGGCCTGGACGAGGACGAGTGGGCGAAACTGCGCGCCGCCGCCCCCGTACTGGAGAAGCTCGCACACCTGTAA
- a CDS encoding ribbon-helix-helix protein, CopG family, with protein sequence MGTSVLSLRMDGELLERLRDHASKRGMSVQDYVVRTLIRDDFDERFQAAVDETEKFYGVT encoded by the coding sequence ATGGGGACCAGCGTGCTCAGCCTGCGGATGGACGGGGAGCTGCTCGAACGGCTCCGGGACCATGCCTCGAAAAGGGGAATGAGCGTCCAGGACTATGTGGTCCGGACGCTCATTCGAGACGACTTCGACGAGCGCTTCCAAGCGGCCGTCGACGAGACGGAGAAGTTCTACGGCGTCACGTGA
- a CDS encoding NCS2 family permease translates to MSTSAPAKVPAPEQPGDAPASGALDRYFKISERGSSLPREIRGGFATFFAMAYIIVLNPIILGSAKDMYGHHLDNGQLVTATAVTAAFTTLLMGVVGNVPIALAAGLGVNSVVALQLAPRMSWPDAMGMVVLAGFVVMLLVATGLRERVMNAVPYSLRKAISIGIGLFIMLIGLVDSGFVSRIPDVAQTTVPLQLGGDGHLNGWPVLVFILGALLTLALIVRKVPGAILISIVTMTVLAVIINSVAKIPSWGLTTPKWPGNPVASPDFGLIGKVSLFGGFSHVGALTGILFVFTVLLSCFFDAMGTIMGVSDEARLTDAQGQMPGINKVLFVDGIAVAAGGASSSSATTCFVESTAGVGEGARTGFANVVTGALFAVALFLTPVATMVPSQAATPALLAVGFLILAGSVKEIDWADYTIAVPAFVTMVMMPFTYSITNGIGMGFITFVVLRLAAGRGREIPVPMYVVSAVFTFYYLMPALGLT, encoded by the coding sequence ATGTCCACCTCGGCCCCCGCCAAGGTCCCCGCCCCCGAACAGCCGGGGGACGCGCCCGCGTCCGGCGCGCTCGACCGCTACTTCAAGATCTCCGAGCGCGGCAGCAGCCTGCCGCGCGAGATCCGCGGCGGCTTCGCCACCTTCTTCGCGATGGCCTACATCATCGTGCTGAACCCGATCATCCTGGGCAGCGCGAAGGACATGTACGGGCACCATCTGGACAACGGCCAGCTGGTCACGGCGACGGCGGTGACGGCGGCGTTCACCACGCTCCTCATGGGTGTCGTCGGCAACGTGCCGATCGCGCTGGCCGCCGGTCTGGGAGTGAACTCGGTCGTCGCGCTCCAGCTGGCGCCCCGGATGTCGTGGCCCGACGCGATGGGCATGGTCGTCCTGGCCGGCTTCGTCGTGATGCTGCTGGTCGCCACCGGACTGCGCGAGCGCGTCATGAACGCCGTGCCCTACAGCCTGCGCAAGGCGATCTCCATCGGTATCGGCCTGTTCATCATGCTGATCGGGCTCGTCGACTCCGGCTTCGTCTCCCGTATCCCGGACGTCGCCCAGACCACCGTCCCGCTCCAGCTCGGCGGCGACGGACACCTCAACGGCTGGCCGGTCCTGGTCTTCATCCTGGGCGCGCTGCTCACCCTAGCGCTCATCGTCCGCAAGGTTCCCGGCGCGATCCTGATCTCGATCGTCACGATGACGGTCCTCGCGGTGATCATCAACTCCGTCGCGAAGATCCCGAGCTGGGGCCTGACGACGCCCAAGTGGCCCGGCAACCCCGTCGCCAGCCCGGACTTCGGCCTGATCGGGAAGGTCAGCCTGTTCGGTGGCTTCTCCCATGTCGGCGCGCTGACCGGCATCCTCTTCGTCTTCACGGTGCTGCTGTCGTGCTTCTTCGACGCGATGGGCACGATCATGGGTGTCAGCGACGAGGCCAGGCTGACCGACGCCCAGGGGCAGATGCCCGGCATCAACAAGGTCCTGTTCGTCGACGGCATCGCGGTCGCCGCGGGCGGCGCCAGCTCCTCCTCGGCCACCACCTGTTTCGTGGAGTCCACGGCCGGCGTCGGCGAGGGCGCGCGCACCGGCTTCGCGAACGTGGTCACCGGTGCCCTCTTCGCCGTGGCCCTGTTCCTCACTCCGGTCGCCACGATGGTCCCGTCCCAGGCGGCCACCCCTGCCCTGCTCGCGGTGGGCTTCCTGATCCTGGCCGGCTCGGTCAAGGAGATCGACTGGGCCGACTACACGATCGCCGTGCCGGCCTTCGTGACGATGGTGATGATGCCGTTCACCTACTCGATCACCAACGGCATCGGCATGGGCTTCATCACCTTCGTCGTGCTGCGTCTGGCCGCCGGGCGGGGCAGGGAGATCCCGGTCCCGATGTACGTCGTCTCGGCGGTCTTCACCTTCTACTACCTGATGCCGGCCCTGGGCCTGACGTGA
- a CDS encoding DUF2530 domain-containing protein translates to MAKWTPQHEAPEPLEGPVVATITGGTILWFVLFLVQLPFYGWFDDHGRLWWLWTCLAGGVLGLYGIWFVRKRDAAIRRAAAPGAESELGSAE, encoded by the coding sequence ATGGCGAAGTGGACACCCCAGCACGAGGCACCGGAACCCCTTGAGGGCCCCGTCGTCGCCACCATCACCGGCGGCACGATCCTCTGGTTCGTCCTCTTCCTGGTGCAGCTCCCCTTCTACGGCTGGTTCGACGACCACGGGCGCCTGTGGTGGCTGTGGACCTGCCTGGCCGGAGGCGTGCTCGGGCTGTACGGCATCTGGTTCGTCAGGAAGCGGGACGCTGCGATCAGGAGGGCGGCGGCACCGGGGGCGGAGTCGGAGTTGGGGTCGGCCGAGTAG